In a genomic window of Myxococcales bacterium:
- a CDS encoding V-type ATP synthase subunit A: MKERIVKIVMVDDNLVVVSLHGHGSQGVPCMMNEEAFIGSAHLRGEVIRVRGNLADLQCYEDTTGLMVGDNVILTGHLIEMELGPGLIGATLDGLGNRLSGYGDFLPQGVIVPPLDKKKKWSFKPLVEDGARVLAGDIIGEVKETELVVHKIMVPANSPSGTIRGIAAGEFVIEDKIAELVSDDGKISELKMLQRWPIRMPRPVKSRLQLSDVLNTGIRIIDAFNPVMLGGTACVPGDFGTGKTMCQHDLARHSKVKIVIYVGCGERAGEMVELMHEFPKLIDPETGRPLVERTVLFVNTSAMPVAAREGSILVGATVGEYFRDMGYDVLLLTDSLSRQAQGMREISGRLGEIPGPQAFPAYIGAYLTRWFERAGSIACLGSGPERRGSMTIIAALSPDGGDISGDPPTQAAIQTAKVALILSRKRAAARLFPAFDPLECHSKYLDTSVEVLQRRFEQKDLPLWLKFVSALKSSVVEGERIRDQMEILGEKGIGDEEYRRYLLGEIVQKGYLNQNTFDENDRASSLERHYDMMRFLVHILDIFPLEDKRSMRRRQEDLLFEIVQANYASDYKAGYDRIIESITSASAPAADVREGEVAR, encoded by the coding sequence TTGAAAGAGCGAATAGTAAAAATAGTCATGGTGGATGACAACCTGGTTGTCGTTAGCCTTCACGGCCATGGAAGTCAAGGCGTCCCCTGTATGATGAACGAAGAGGCCTTCATAGGTTCGGCCCACCTGCGCGGCGAGGTTATCAGGGTCAGGGGAAACCTCGCCGACCTTCAGTGCTATGAGGATACCACGGGTCTTATGGTCGGCGACAACGTCATACTGACGGGGCATCTTATAGAGATGGAGCTGGGCCCTGGGCTGATAGGTGCCACGCTGGACGGGCTTGGCAACAGGCTTTCAGGTTACGGCGATTTTCTTCCTCAGGGCGTGATCGTCCCTCCGCTCGATAAAAAGAAGAAGTGGAGCTTTAAACCGCTGGTCGAAGATGGCGCCCGCGTCTTAGCTGGAGATATCATCGGCGAGGTGAAGGAGACTGAACTCGTTGTTCACAAGATAATGGTGCCAGCCAATTCTCCAAGCGGAACAATCAGGGGGATTGCCGCAGGCGAATTCGTCATCGAAGATAAAATTGCAGAGCTGGTTTCAGATGACGGCAAGATCTCGGAACTCAAGATGTTGCAGAGATGGCCGATCAGGATGCCACGCCCCGTAAAAAGCAGGCTACAGCTTTCCGATGTGCTGAATACCGGAATAAGGATAATAGACGCATTCAATCCCGTCATGCTTGGAGGGACGGCGTGTGTGCCGGGAGATTTTGGAACCGGAAAGACGATGTGCCAACACGATCTTGCGAGGCATAGCAAGGTCAAGATTGTGATATACGTAGGTTGCGGCGAGCGCGCAGGCGAAATGGTAGAGTTGATGCACGAATTCCCGAAACTGATAGATCCGGAAACGGGAAGGCCTCTCGTAGAAAGAACCGTTTTATTCGTCAATACTAGCGCAATGCCGGTGGCGGCCAGAGAGGGATCAATTCTTGTCGGTGCAACTGTCGGCGAATATTTTCGCGACATGGGATACGATGTTCTTCTTCTCACCGACAGCCTTTCCCGCCAGGCGCAGGGAATGAGGGAGATCAGCGGAAGGCTTGGCGAGATTCCAGGTCCTCAGGCGTTCCCCGCTTACATAGGAGCATATCTGACCCGCTGGTTTGAACGGGCCGGATCTATAGCATGCCTGGGCTCGGGGCCGGAGCGTCGCGGGAGTATGACTATCATCGCCGCGCTTTCCCCAGACGGAGGAGACATCTCCGGAGATCCGCCGACTCAGGCGGCAATTCAAACAGCTAAGGTTGCCCTGATACTTTCGAGAAAGAGGGCGGCCGCTCGTCTTTTCCCCGCATTCGATCCTCTAGAATGCCACTCGAAATATCTCGACACGTCCGTAGAAGTTTTGCAGAGGCGATTCGAGCAGAAAGATCTTCCGCTGTGGCTGAAGTTTGTTTCCGCGCTGAAGTCCTCGGTCGTTGAGGGAGAGCGCATAAGAGATCAGATGGAAATCCTGGGCGAAAAGGGAATCGGCGATGAGGAATATCGCAGGTATCTCCTCGGCGAAATCGTCCAGAAGGGATATCTGAATCAGAACACATTCGACGAGAATGACAGGGCGAGTTCACTGGAGCGGCATTACGACATGATGAGATTTCTGGTGCATATTTTGGACATCTTTCCGCTTGAGGACAAGAGGTCGATGAGAAGGCGGCAGGAAGACCTTCTCTTTGAGATCGTTCAGGCCAACTACGCCAGCGACTACAAGGCTGGATATGACAGGATCATAGAATCGATCACGAGCGCTTCCGCACCTGCGGCTGATGTTCGGGAAGGCGAGGTGGCGAGGTGA
- a CDS encoding polymer-forming cytoskeletal protein, with product MGRSGRNNVKINGLIDKGCSIEGRLAFDGSVQINGDFRGDIVSDGTLIIGPEANVEGSVQVGVAIIEGSVKGTVEVKNKIDLRNGGRLVANVVTESIMIEEGAIFHGKCSMIGAEGKPDLDLSRYSKSPDLSKEDGDSLMM from the coding sequence ATGGGACGTTCAGGCAGGAATAATGTCAAGATCAACGGCTTGATCGACAAAGGATGCAGCATAGAGGGGAGGCTCGCATTTGATGGATCGGTGCAGATCAACGGTGATTTTAGGGGTGACATCGTTTCAGACGGAACGCTCATAATAGGCCCGGAGGCCAATGTGGAAGGAAGCGTCCAGGTCGGCGTCGCTATAATAGAGGGAAGCGTGAAAGGGACAGTGGAGGTCAAGAATAAGATCGACCTTAGAAATGGGGGCCGTCTTGTTGCCAACGTCGTGACTGAGAGTATAATGATAGAAGAGGGCGCGATCTTTCACGGAAAGTGCAGCATGATAGGTGCCGAAGGGAAACCCGATCTTGATCTCTCAAGATATTCCAAATCTCCTGATCTTTCAAAGGAGGATGGAGATTCTCTCATGATGTAA
- a CDS encoding ParB/RepB/Spo0J family partition protein: MQLKRGLGRGLESLIPPPIESEGGASKKFRMIPVDSIMPNRLQPRTVFDEEKIKELSASIREQGIIQPLAVSSLSDGRYELIAGERRLRASKLAGLSEVPVFIKDVDSEQMLALSLLENIQREDLNPIEEARAYQELIAQFGYTQEDVAEKLGKSRAAVANSIRLLKLPHVVQEDIANERYSAGHARALLSLPTLHDQLKMRERIMREMPTVRDVEVMVHDYSTGAKKRQKKKDRSLSPHLTDLVEKMKQALGTKVQLHQQGGGGRLVIEYYNAQDLDRIYRNIVR, from the coding sequence ATGCAGTTAAAAAGAGGGCTTGGCAGGGGGCTAGAATCTTTGATTCCGCCGCCGATTGAGAGTGAAGGGGGAGCTTCAAAAAAGTTCAGGATGATTCCGGTGGATTCCATAATGCCGAACAGGCTTCAGCCTAGGACGGTTTTTGATGAGGAGAAGATAAAGGAACTTTCCGCTTCCATTCGGGAGCAGGGGATCATACAGCCGCTGGCGGTGTCCTCCTTGAGCGATGGACGCTATGAACTGATAGCCGGGGAACGCAGACTTCGCGCCTCGAAGCTCGCGGGACTTTCAGAGGTCCCGGTCTTCATTAAAGATGTGGATAGCGAACAGATGCTCGCGCTTTCGCTGCTTGAGAATATTCAGCGTGAAGATTTGAATCCAATAGAAGAGGCAAGAGCATATCAGGAGCTGATTGCCCAATTTGGTTATACTCAGGAAGATGTGGCGGAAAAACTCGGCAAATCCAGAGCGGCTGTCGCCAATAGCATAAGGCTTTTAAAATTACCGCATGTGGTTCAAGAGGATATCGCCAACGAAAGATATTCCGCAGGCCACGCGCGCGCTTTACTTTCACTGCCGACTCTTCATGATCAGCTGAAGATGCGCGAACGTATCATGCGGGAGATGCCGACCGTAAGGGATGTCGAGGTCATGGTCCATGACTATTCCACAGGGGCGAAGAAAAGGCAGAAAAAGAAGGATCGGAGCCTTTCGCCACACTTGACGGACTTGGTGGAAAAGATGAAGCAAGCTCTCGGTACCAAGGTTCAGTTACACCAGCAAGGGGGGGGCGGCAGGCTGGTCATCGAATATTACAATGCTCAAGATCTGGATAGAATCTACAGAAATATTGTGAGATAA
- a CDS encoding ParA family protein → MAETIAVCNQKGGVGKTTTSVNLAAALAAAEKRTLLIDMDAQGNATTGLGFNKHAIEKGIYNSLIDGIDLTSILQPTELKYLKIAPSNTELVGAEVELVGVVSREMRLKNLIQSVQSDFDYIIIDCPPSLGLLTLNALTAANSVIVPVQCEYYALEGIADLQRTISLVRGRLNPELRISGIVLTMFDGRNNLSRQVMSEVQRHFKDVVFHSVIPRNIRLSEAPSFGKPILLYDVNSKGALSYFELAKEVLMLNSPDGVGIALPGEATAQSE, encoded by the coding sequence ATGGCAGAGACAATCGCTGTTTGTAATCAAAAAGGCGGCGTTGGAAAGACTACGACCTCTGTAAATCTGGCCGCCGCTCTGGCCGCCGCCGAAAAAAGAACCCTTCTGATAGATATGGATGCCCAGGGGAATGCTACGACCGGGCTCGGTTTTAATAAACACGCCATAGAAAAGGGAATATACAACTCACTCATCGATGGCATAGATCTCACATCAATACTTCAGCCGACGGAATTGAAGTATCTAAAGATAGCCCCTTCGAATACCGAACTAGTGGGCGCGGAGGTGGAGCTCGTCGGCGTTGTTTCACGTGAAATGCGCCTTAAAAATCTCATCCAGTCCGTTCAGTCCGATTTTGATTACATCATAATAGATTGCCCCCCATCGCTCGGCTTACTAACCTTGAACGCCTTAACTGCGGCAAATTCAGTCATTGTTCCGGTGCAGTGCGAATATTATGCCCTCGAGGGGATCGCCGATCTCCAGCGGACAATATCCCTCGTCAGAGGGCGATTAAATCCGGAGTTGCGAATATCAGGGATTGTCCTTACCATGTTCGACGGCAGGAATAACCTTTCTCGTCAGGTCATGAGCGAGGTCCAAAGGCATTTCAAGGATGTCGTTTTTCATTCAGTTATTCCGCGCAATATAAGGCTTAGCGAGGCTCCTAGTTTTGGCAAGCCTATTTTGTTATACGATGTGAACTCCAAGGGAGCGCTTAGTTATTTTGAACTGGCCAAAGAGGTCTTGATGCTTAATTCGCCTGATGGAGTTGGAATAGCTTTGCCCGGCGAAGCTACAGCTCAATCGGAATAA
- the rsmG gene encoding 16S rRNA (guanine(527)-N(7))-methyltransferase RsmG, which produces MSADEKIKKYFDLLQKWNAKMNLISVAGEAEFYDKHVADVKHILKPLDGCRRVVDLGSGGGLPGILVKIMRPDIELTMVEATRKKVSFCSEACRALNLKDIFVIWGRAEDEGLMRGLGAFDAVISRATWSLSDYVVIGANYIDAGGRCIAMKGSRWAHELAAAKGRFSGVGLALTSVDEYELKGGEKRAIVTLKKEVIL; this is translated from the coding sequence ATGAGCGCAGATGAAAAAATAAAAAAATATTTTGATCTCCTGCAAAAGTGGAATGCGAAGATGAATCTGATCTCAGTTGCAGGGGAGGCCGAATTTTACGATAAGCATGTCGCCGATGTGAAGCACATCCTAAAGCCGCTTGATGGGTGCAGGAGGGTCGTCGATCTAGGCTCCGGTGGCGGTCTCCCCGGGATTTTGGTCAAGATAATGCGCCCCGATATCGAGTTGACGATGGTGGAAGCCACTAGAAAAAAGGTCTCATTTTGCAGCGAAGCATGTAGGGCATTGAATTTAAAGGATATTTTTGTAATATGGGGGCGCGCTGAGGATGAGGGGCTTATGCGTGGGCTGGGGGCATTTGACGCCGTGATAAGCAGGGCGACATGGTCGTTATCCGATTATGTGGTAATCGGCGCGAACTATATAGATGCAGGGGGAAGGTGTATTGCCATGAAGGGATCCAGGTGGGCGCATGAGCTAGCTGCGGCAAAGGGGCGTTTTTCGGGGGTTGGTCTCGCCCTCACCTCTGTCGACGAATATGAACTTAAGGGGGGAGAGAAGAGAGCTATAGTCACTCTTAAAAAAGAGGTGATTTTATAA
- a CDS encoding MBL fold metallo-hydrolase: MINTKAEIRFWGVRGSIPVPGRKTIKFGGNTACVEISYGGDIIICDAGTGIRPLGESIMRRYPNGGFSATILLSHIHWDHYFGFPFFRPLYNSKNIFLIGGPKNSNGSFSSAISRVMRPPYFPIPISAIPSKLNIVTIPEKKFQVGEIEVIPFAVNHPQGAFGWRFNFPNGKSLVHVTDNEPGGKIFRKKIVSVAAGADIMIHDAQYDDAEYKNKIGWGHSPYKYPLSVAAEAGVKKVFLFHFDPNADDLYLQKTFIKAKKFFSKLAPRGACRMAMEGLKIRL, encoded by the coding sequence ATGATAAATACAAAGGCCGAAATCAGGTTTTGGGGGGTGCGCGGTTCGATACCAGTGCCCGGGCGAAAAACGATAAAATTTGGCGGTAACACCGCATGCGTGGAGATAAGCTACGGGGGTGATATCATTATATGTGATGCCGGGACCGGGATTCGCCCCTTAGGCGAGTCTATTATGCGACGATATCCGAATGGCGGCTTCAGTGCGACGATTTTGTTATCCCATATCCACTGGGATCATTACTTTGGATTTCCATTCTTCAGACCCTTATACAACAGCAAAAACATATTTTTAATCGGAGGTCCGAAGAACTCGAATGGGAGTTTTTCATCCGCGATCAGTCGTGTGATGCGGCCCCCTTATTTCCCGATTCCGATCTCCGCCATCCCATCGAAACTAAATATCGTTACGATACCAGAGAAAAAATTTCAGGTTGGAGAAATCGAGGTCATCCCTTTTGCAGTGAATCATCCTCAGGGAGCTTTTGGCTGGCGGTTTAATTTTCCGAATGGAAAATCGCTCGTGCATGTTACCGATAACGAGCCGGGCGGAAAAATTTTCAGAAAAAAAATCGTAAGTGTTGCCGCCGGAGCCGATATCATGATTCACGATGCACAGTACGACGACGCGGAGTACAAAAATAAGATCGGCTGGGGACACAGTCCTTACAAGTATCCGCTGTCGGTCGCCGCGGAGGCCGGTGTGAAAAAAGTTTTTCTTTTTCATTTCGATCCGAACGCAGATGATCTGTATTTGCAAAAAACATTCATCAAGGCGAAAAAGTTTTTTTCGAAGCTCGCCCCTCGTGGCGCATGCAGGATGGCGATGGAGGGACTCAAAATCAGACTATGA
- the gatD gene encoding Glu-tRNA(Gln) amidotransferase subunit GatD, whose product MSEDKYKGYRDPGLAILKKHDVAVWDRIEIDTPKGIFSGLILPRSKTEDAEHIVIKMESGYNTGVHVDSIKSIKRIGHREGYYAIPEKEFPYDKRKKNVTLLGTGGTIASRLDYTTGAVVPAFSPGELYGAVPELADICNLSTVKLFGVFSENMGPEQYKILAEEIGKLIEKGVDGIVIGHGTDTMHHTASILSYMVQDTPVPIVIVGSQRSSDRPSSDAARNLLNAVSTAAHSNLAEIMVCMFGPTSDDYGLLHMGTRVRKMHSSYRSTFRTLSDVPIAMVWPDKIVPLREHKVRRNDREVKIHPHYDERVSILYYYPGMAPDMVDSLIDRGYHGIVIAGTGLGHVNSALNPALKRAVDKGIAVVMTVQTLWGYVHMNVYDTGRYLLELGVIPCENMLPEAAYMKLCWTLGQTRNLDEVRRIMLTPIANEITEREPHNGYLVYQGGIPEVERFLSTYKK is encoded by the coding sequence ATGAGCGAAGATAAATACAAGGGTTACAGGGATCCGGGGCTGGCCATTCTAAAGAAGCATGACGTGGCGGTTTGGGATCGGATCGAAATCGACACTCCAAAGGGGATTTTTTCGGGTCTGATACTTCCTCGTTCCAAGACGGAAGATGCTGAACATATCGTCATCAAGATGGAGAGCGGCTACAACACCGGCGTCCATGTAGATTCGATCAAGTCCATCAAACGAATCGGCCACCGCGAGGGGTATTACGCGATTCCAGAAAAAGAATTTCCGTACGACAAGCGCAAGAAGAACGTTACTCTCCTCGGCACTGGCGGGACGATAGCTTCAAGGCTGGACTATACGACAGGAGCTGTCGTGCCGGCATTTTCTCCAGGTGAACTTTATGGTGCCGTTCCGGAGCTGGCCGATATCTGCAATCTGAGCACGGTAAAGCTCTTTGGAGTGTTCTCTGAAAATATGGGACCTGAGCAGTACAAGATCCTGGCTGAAGAGATAGGAAAGCTCATCGAGAAAGGAGTCGATGGCATCGTGATCGGTCATGGCACTGACACCATGCACCACACGGCATCGATTCTATCCTACATGGTTCAGGACACTCCGGTTCCTATCGTTATCGTTGGTTCGCAGCGGTCAAGCGACCGACCGAGTTCGGATGCTGCAAGAAATCTTCTCAACGCAGTTTCCACAGCTGCACACTCAAATCTGGCAGAGATTATGGTCTGCATGTTTGGCCCAACCTCAGACGATTACGGGTTGCTCCACATGGGCACTCGCGTGAGAAAGATGCATTCCAGTTATCGCTCCACCTTCAGAACCTTGAGCGACGTTCCTATCGCCATGGTTTGGCCGGACAAGATAGTTCCATTGAGGGAGCACAAAGTCAGGCGCAATGATCGCGAAGTGAAGATTCATCCTCATTACGATGAGCGCGTTTCGATACTGTACTATTACCCCGGGATGGCTCCTGATATGGTCGACAGCCTTATCGATAGAGGATATCACGGAATAGTCATCGCCGGCACCGGCCTCGGACACGTCAATTCGGCACTAAACCCGGCGCTGAAGCGCGCTGTTGACAAGGGGATCGCTGTAGTTATGACCGTTCAGACGCTGTGGGGGTACGTTCACATGAATGTTTATGATACCGGACGCTACCTTCTCGAACTTGGCGTCATCCCGTGCGAGAATATGCTGCCGGAGGCCGCGTATATGAAGCTATGCTGGACTCTGGGCCAGACGCGCAATCTTGATGAGGTGAGGAGGATTATGCTTACCCCGATAGCGAATGAGATTACCGAGCGCGAACCGCATAACGGATATCTAGTCTATCAGGGAGGAATACCCGAAGTTGAAAGATTTCTCTCCACCTACAAGAAATAG